The following coding sequences lie in one Trichoderma breve strain T069 chromosome 1, whole genome shotgun sequence genomic window:
- a CDS encoding chitin synthase domain-containing protein: MSLPLTSAGNGGAHTQHSLPQLPAHSQSDTQITAHLASRFHLQLQATYLSSHGVVAVNTFTSSTKGPDGGRDGSSMAAAEDVAERAYLRLGHRSENQAVVFLGESGSGKSTLRNHFVTALLKKSSTPLSTKLSLAAYVFDALTTTKTATTPTASRAGLFYELQYDTSASTNPTLIGGKVLDHRLERSRITDVPTGERNFHVLYYLVAGTSEAEKDHLGFENDSSKRWKFLGHPTQLKVGINDAEGFQLFKTAMRKLEFPKNDIAEICQILATVLHIGQLEFETSSSTSATGDDSGGFSHEGGTTFTAVKNKDVLAIIAAFLGISASDLQTTLGYKTKMIHKERVTVMLDPNGARAHANELARTLYSLLVTWIVENMNQRLCAPEESIANTISIVDFPGFAAAASTGSALDQLLANAANEAIYNMTLHNFFDRKAEMFETEEVTVSATSYFDNSDAVKGLLKPGNGLLSILDDQTRRNRTDMQLLESLRKRFEGKNPAIEVGSATAKLPGSNFHTENLSASFTVKHFAGEVEYPVKGLIEENGEIISGDLMNMMNSTKSDFVAKLFGQEALQTVTHPQERTTVMQATISSKPMRAPSVMTSDSREAKRGGARGSSEQGASGQFLSSLDNVQKAVTDPNTNAYFFFCIKPNDRRIANQFDSKCVRTQIQTFGIAEISQRLRSADFSLFVPFGEFLGMANSEALLVGSERERAEAAIDERQWPRNEVSVGATGVFLSERCWLEIAQLSFSSSASGRGAMSAFDSEGGDGLTPGDHHAFGASKERLLSAGHTPMGYGEKGRSGYFVADDARSEAGASAFGAGDMFKNLDNREQLAERGNEKALVEVEEYKDSASRKRWLFIVYALTWFVPDFLIRLIGRMPRKDVRIAWREKLAINFLIWFFCLVAAFFIVVFPMVICPTQHVYSAQELSSFNGKAHSEGAYVSIRGIVIDLGAFIPSHYPSYLKQQSLLNYAGKDITSLFPVQVSALCDGVDGSINPAVTLDYKSTNLTGSPALLSLTDQNYKYHDFRYFTNDSRPDWFYEQMVYLKSNFKKGNIGYTAKYVKSLGKQSQNIAILEGKVYDMTTYLAGGRHLKAPPGEKVPTNNSLTDFMDPSIVSLFQLNPGQDITKYWENSLRLDATGKTRMKRCLDNLFYVADVDTRNSVKCQFAEYLILAISILLCSVIGFKFLAALQFGGKNAPEDLDKFIMCQIPAYTEDEESLRRAIDSAARMRYDDKRKLLVIVCDGMIIGQGNDRPTPRIVLDILGVSESVDPEPLSFESLGEGMKQHNMGKVYSGLYEVQGHIVPFLVIVKIGKPSEVSRPGNRGKRDSQMVVMRFLNRVHYNLPMSPMELEMYHQIRNIIGVNPAFYEFMFQIDADTVVAQDSATRMVAALINDTSIIAVCGETALTNAKGSFITMIQVYEYYISHNLSKAFESLFGSVTCLPGCFSMYRIRAAETGKPLFVSKEVVDAYSTIRVDTLHMKNLLHLGEDRFLTTLLMKFHSKYKTKYIFTAHAWTIAPDSWSVFLSQRRRWINSTVHNLIELIPLSQLCGFCCFSMRFVVFVDLLSTVVQPVTVAYIIYLIVRVVQNPNVVPVTAFILLGAIYGLQAIIFILRRNFGLPLYAFWNMDDFAWGNTRVVAGENGKKVLISDEGKFDPSSIPKKKWEEYQAELWESQTSRDDTRSEISGFSYGTKAHGAMSEYAYPSRPASTTGFIQAATHAQPYETRNMSRMSMAPSEMNRMSHDDAILAEIREILKTADLMTVTKKGVKQELERRFDVPLDAKRAYINSATEALLSGQL; encoded by the exons ATGAGCTTGCCTCTTACTTCCGCGGGCAATGGAGGGGCTCACACGCAGCATTCTCTCCCTCAATTGCCCGCACACTCCCAGTCCGACACGCAGATAACGGCCCATCTCGCCAGTCGATTCCATCTGCAACTCCAAGCCACCTATCTTTCATCCCATGGAGTGGTCGCTGTTAACACCTTTACATCCTCGACGAAAGGGCCAGATGGAGGCCGAGATGGCAgctccatggctgctgccgaaGACGTGGCCGAGCGTGCATATCTGCGCCTTGGCCATCGATCTGAAAACCAGGCCGTAGTGTTTCT GGGAGAATCTGGCTCCGGAAAGTCAACGCTGCGAAACCATTTCGTCACGGCCCTTCTCAAGAAATCATCCACTCCTTTGTCGACTAAACTCTCGCTTGCTGCGTACGTATTCGACGCACTAACCACCACAAAGACCGCAACGACTCCAACTGCCTCTCGGGCTGGTCTGTTCTACGAGCTTCAATACGACACTTCTGCGTCTACAAACCCTACTCTCATCGGTGGTAAAGTCCTTGATCATCGCTTGgaaagaagcagaatcaCCGACGTCCCCACCGGCGAGCGTAACTTTCACGTCCTCTACTATCTCGTAGCTGGAACAAgcgaggccgagaaggatCATTTGGGATTTGAAAATGACAGcagcaagagatggaagtTTCTTGGACACCCAACGCAGCTTAAGGTGGGCATTAACGACGCCGAAGgctttcagctcttcaagaCCGCCATGAGGAAGCTGGAGTTCCCCAAGAATGATATTGCCGAGATTTGCCAAATTCTTGCTACTGTTCTGCATATCGGCCAGCTGGAGTTTGAGActtccagcagcaccagcgcaACTGGTGATGACAGCGGTGGCTTCTCTCACGAGGGAGGCACCACTTTCACCGCTGTTAAGAACAAGGATGTCTtggccatcatcgccgccttcCTTGGTATCAGCGCCTCTGATCTCCAAACCACCTTGGGCTATAAGACCAAGATGATTCACAAGGAGCGCGTTACCGTCATGCTCGATCCTAACGGTGCTCGTGCCCACGCCAATGAGTTGGCCAGGACTCTTTACTCGCTCTTGGTCACCTGGATCGTCGAAAACATGAACCAGCGTCTCTGCGCCCCCGAAGAGAGCATTGCCAACACAATCTCTATTGTTGATTTCCCCGGTTTCGCTGCGGCAGCTTCTACTGGATCTGCCTTGGATCAACTCCTCGCCAATGCTGCCAACGAGGCCATCTACAACATGACTCTTCACAACTTCTTTGACCGCAAGGCCGAGATGTTTGAGACGGAGGAAGTCACTGTGTCTGCCACGAGCTATTTCGACAACAGCGATGCTGTCAAGGGTCTCCTGAAGCctggcaatggccttctGAGCATTCTTGATGACCAGACTCGCCGTAACAGGACGGATATGCAGCTTCTTGAGAGTCTGCGGAAGCGGTTCGAAGGAAAGAATCCCGCCATCGAGGTCGGCTCTGCTACCGCCAAGCTGCCAGGTAGCAACTTCCATACTGAAAACTTGTCTGCGAGCTTTACCGTCAAGCATTTCGCCGGAGAAGTCGAGTATCCAGTCAAGGGCTTGATCGAGGAAAACGGCGAGATCATCTCTGGAGATCTCATGAACATGATGAACAGCACAAAATCAGACTTTGTGGCCAAGCTCTTTGGCCAGGAAGCTCTGCAAACTGTCACTCACCCCCAGGAGCGGACAACTGTGATGCAGGCTACGATCAGCTCAAAGCCTATGCGCGCGCCGAGCGTCATG ACCAGCGACTCGCGTGAAGCCAAGCGAGGAGGCGCCAGGGGATCATCGGAACAGGGTGCCTCTGGTCAATTCCTTTCATCTCTCGATAACGTGCAGAAAGCCGTCACTGATCCAAACACCAATGcttacttcttcttctgtatTAAGCCCAATGACCGCCGCATTGCCAATCAATTCGACAGTAAGTGTGTGCGAACGCAGATCCAGACATTTGGTATTGCCGAAATCAGCCAGCGCCTGCGTTCGGCTGATTTCAGCTTGTTTGTGCCCTTTGGTGAGTTTTTGGGCATGGCCAATAGCGAGGCTCTGCTTGTGGGAAGCGAGCGTGAGCGGGCAGAGGCTGCAATCGATGAGAGGCAATGGCCCCGTAACGAAGTTTCGGTTGGTGCCACTGGTGTCTTCTTGAGCGAGCGTTGCTGGCTTGAAATCGCCCAGCTGTCCTTCTCCAGTTCGGCTTCTGGCCGCGGTGCCATGTCCGCGTTTGATAGTGAAGGTGGAGATGGCCTCACCCCTGGCGACCATCATGCTTTTGGTGCCTCCAAGGAACGTCTCTTGTCTGCAGGACACACTCCTATGGGCTATGgtgaaaaaggaagaagtgGTTACTTTGTGGCTGATGATGCTCGCTCTGAAGCGGGTGCCTCGGCGTTTGGTGCGGGAGACATGTTCAAAAACCTCGATAACCGCGAGCAGTTGGCCGAGCGAGGCAATGAAAAGGCCttggttgaagttgaagagtaCAAGGACAGCGCAAGCCGCAAGCGCTGGCTGTTCATTGTGTACGCTCTCACTTGGTTTGTTCCTGATTTTCTCATTCGGCTGATTGGTCGGATGCCCCGAAAAGATGTGCGCATCGCATGGCGTGAGAAGCTTGCCATCAACTTTCTCATTTGGTTCTTCTGCTTGGTtgctgccttcttcatcgtggTCTTCCCCATGGTCATTTGTCCCACCCAGCATGTCTACAGCGCTCAAGAGTTATCTTCATTCAATGGCAAAGCGCACAGTGAGGGTGCCTACGTTTCTATCCGTGGTATCGTCATCGACTTGGGAGCCTTCATCCCCTCCCATTACCCTTCATacttgaagcagcagagtCTTCTCAACTATGCCGGCAAGGACATCACCAGCCTCTTCCCTGTCCAGGTGTCCGCACTCTGTGACGGCGTGGACGGCTCAATCAACCCGGCCGTGACTCTGGATTACAAGTCGACCAACTTGACCGGATCCCCGGCCCTTCTCAGCCTTACGGACCAGAACTACAAGTACCACGACTTTCGATACTTCACCAATGACAGTCGGCCCGACTGGTTTTACGAGCAGATGGTCTATCTGAAGTCCAACTTCAAGAAGGGCAACATTGGCTATACCGCCAAATATGTGAAATCGCTCGGCAAGCAGTCGCAAAACATTGCAATTTTGGAAGGCAAAGTTTACGACATGACGACTTATCTTGCTGGTGGCCGCCATCTGAAGGCTCCTCCTGGAGAAAAAGTTCCAACTAACAATTCACTCACTGACTTCATGGACCCGTCTATCGTGTCGCTTTTCCAACTCAACCCTGGTCAGGACATCACCAAGTACTGGGAAAACTCACTCAGGTTGGATGCTACCGGCAAAACCCGTATGAAGCGTTGCCTGGACAACTTGTTTTATGTTGCCGATGTCGATACCAGAAACTCTGTCAAGTGCCAATTTGCCGAGTATCTTATTCTCGCCATCTCAATTCTGCTTTGCTCAGTCATCGGATTTAAGTTTCTCGCTGCTCTGCAATTTGGTGGTAAAAATGCCCCTGAAGACCTTGACAAATTTATCATGTGCCAGATTCCCGCCTACACTGAGGACGAGGAATCTCTGCGCCGTGCCATTGATTCTGCCGCTCGAATGAGGTATGATGACAAGCGCAAGTTACTGGTTATCGTGTGCGACGGCATGATCATCGGTCAAGGCAACGACAGGCCAACGCCGAGAATTGTTTTGGACATTCTCGGCGTGTCTGAATCTGTCGACCCCGAACCGCTAAGCTTTGAGTCGCTCGGCGAAGGTATGAAGCAGCACAACATGGGCAAGGTTTACTCCGGTCTCTACGAGGTCCAAGGCCACATTGTTCCCTTCTTGGTCATTGTCAAGATTGGCAAGCCCTCTGAGGTCTCTCGTCCTGGCAACCGTGGTAAGCGAGACTCTCAAATGGTCGTCATGCGATTCCTTAACCGCGTGCACTACAACTTGCCCATGAGCCCGATGGAGCTTGAAATGTACCACCAGATCAGGAACATCATTGGTGTCAATCCCGCCTTTTACGAATTCATGTTCCAAATCGACGCCGATACCGTTGTTGCCCAGGACTCCGCCACTCGTATGGTTGCGGCGCTTATCAACGACACAAGCATTATTGCTGTGTGCGGTGAGACTGCTCTGACCAACGCCAAGGGCTCGTTCATCACCATGATTCAGGTTTACGAGTACTACATCTCCCACAATCTGTCAAAGGCCTTTGAGAGTTTGTTCGGCTCCGTCACTTGTCTGCCCGGTTGTTTCTCCATGTATCGTATCCGTGCTGCGGAGACTGGCAAGCCACTCTTCGTGAGCAAGGAAGTCGTTGACGCGTATTCCACTATCCGTGTCGATACGCTGCACATGAAGAACCTGCTCCACCTGGGTGAAGATCGTTTCCTGACCACTTTGCTGATGAAATTCCACTCCAAATACAAGACCAAGTATATCTTCACCGCTCACGCATGGACTATTGCTCCCGACTCTTGGAGCGTCTTCCTTTCTCAGCGACGTCGTTGGATTAACTCCACTGTGCACAATCTGATTGAGCTTATTCCCCTTTCCCAGCTCTGCGgtttctgctgcttcagTATGCGCTTTGTCGTCTTTGTCGACTTGCTCAGTACCGTTGTCCAGCCTGTGACCGTGGCTTATATCATTTACCTGATTGTGCGAGTGGTGCAGAATCCCAACGTCGTCCCCGTCACCGCGTTTATTCTTCTCGGTGCCATTTATGGTCTGCAGGCCATCATTTTTATCCTTCGCCGCAA TTTTGGTCTGCCGCTGTACGCTTTCTGGAACATGGACGACTTTGCATGGGGTAATACCCGTGTTGTTGCCGGTGAAAACGGCAAGAAGGTCCTCATCTCTGATGAAGGCAAATTCGATCCCTCATCTAttccgaagaagaagtgGGAGGAGTATCAGGCCGAGCTCTGGGAGTCGCAGACTTCTAGGGATGACACTCGCTCTGAGATCTCTGGCTTCAGCTACGGAACTAAGGCTCACGGCGCCATGTCAGAGTATGCTTATCCCAGCCGGCCCGCCTCCACAACGGGCTTCATCCAGGCCGCGACTCACGCTCAGCCATATGAAACCCGCAACATGTCCCGCATGTCGATGGCTCCTTCTGAGATGAACCGTATGAGCCA CgatgatgccatcttggCGGAAATTCGAGAGATTTTGAAGACGGCAGATTTGATGACGGTCACCAAGAAGGGCGTGAAGCAGGAATTGGAACGCCGTTTCGACGTTCCCCTTGATGCCAAGAGAGCCTATATTAATAGTG CTACTGAGGCTCTCCTCTCTGGTCAGCTATAA
- a CDS encoding nucleolar pre-ribosomal-associated protein 1 domain-containing protein, giving the protein MGKRASIDADGAAAFRKRQKITHDVPTGEDVSSGEQLRSLLSFDQDMRRARHGLQSFKRLLDNIVSGEGDRSANLGILREYLELVKPRLEGEDAVFLSDIMEMWSFAAQVNEGGVMSSVAVVLALSLVQDRQLKSISKNLSSDKTKGFIISPTLRLLREAVSLDGGAYARRIVRARTFTFASLGRNLEIGNTGDNQGDSRKSTVRTNAVRFFLSCLKYLHSDGRKELLTQKELLSHLTFMIKSDPSSLVLEILDGLKTHVLADSKITREIKFKCFNTKTLMRILALYSYSNSTESESDVDRVSEKAHEFLMYVCTNPGAGILYPSTGLYPKETNEEFSVQLAKQKGSAHSTLGKDDTYRDGVPVFNFVLSEFAAKLRPWSSMKHSQLLTAIFEAAPELISNYFFNNQSFTFEPKLTMTWIGYASFLFDTMRIPLPASFGDKTRFALGPPPTSVVLDNILPLPLNQKVMIRCLSPNSNLTSFFATRMLVEALEKLSVAIKLHEEGFRAKDAKWSEAARRLIDAFCRRIPDMKEIVRSYKGIPSENALHKTMASRLLLLYYEMIPQVALAANFDVSPFFVSVLRSLQDGNSDQQHDGFREMELENLVSMASYSPGMRWFARIEILTGKGQSSPFTALLKLLSSSDRTAPLHQLKKVLGDVAVENQLVSSATRLKPLLQALTLSIGENSPETMDKVWSFLDNCISRCATSPIKYLDVLENYLSGEKGEAQATTDDRSFNLLAVAIAEQLPFIIKSADAQERDSLSSFISLYFSTLYKKKGSDALKRVYTNIEECFTTYSVKLAGLGKRKIPKTSSGGSQEGKDDDQEETRESTRQKEGVLDQAKLEETLHIPFTSAEDTSVLLKWHNKAVEDLIEDGLITSLIRLLASEHINIRKEALTNILKMAAKIDESAYEEKKQVWLLLSELAESSRPQVDNGPVPSAFIAFSIHALDILKNPLHPLYPKINSFLTRSPVWSPEKLPLAHDILHGEPSEDDKYYTEIAWFLTYVLDALKTPFDLGVFHKKRWLEKMLALGSNPYLRSNLRIRILRIVYRATCIESGSTTLITRFGLLTWLDAQRAACGVSDDAHLYKALMERAWKTCDQTRVNAWSKGGVEKLLRNLQL; this is encoded by the exons ATGGGGAAACGAGCTTCAATCGATGCCGACGGAGCTGCCGCTTTTCGAAAGCGCCAGAAAATCACCCACGATGTTCCCACTGGCGAGGATGTGAGCTCTGGAGAGCAGCTCCGAAGCCTGCTCTCGTTCGATCAAGACATGCGCCGAGCAAGACATG GTCTACAATCCTTCAAAAGACTCCTTGACAACATTGTTTCCGGTGAAGGTGATCGATCTGCGAATCTCGGCATTCTACGAGAATATCTCGAATTGGTCAAGCCGAGGCTGGAGGGCGAGGATGCTGTCTTTCTGAGTGATATCATGGAGATGTGGTCATTTGCCGCTCAGGTCAATGAGGGCGGCGTCATGTCCTCTGTGGCCGTTGTCCTCGCACTT TCGCTTGTCCAAGATCGTCAGCTCAAGTCAATATCGAAAAACTTGTCATCGGACAAGACAAAAGGTTTCATCATATCGCCCACACTGCGCCTGCTTCGAGAAGCTGTGTCTCTGGATGGAGGCGCCTACGCCAGACGGATAGTCCGCGCCAGAACCTTTACTTTCGCGTCGCTTGGCAGGAATTTGGAGATTGGTAACACTGGAGACAATCAAGGCGACTCTCGTAAATCAACAGTGAGAACAAATGCTGTCCggttcttcttgagctgtcTCAAGTATTTGCACTCTGACGGCCGGAAAGAGTTGCTCACTCAGAAAGAACTGCTCTCACATTTGACGTTCATGATCAAGAGCGACCCCTCATCTCTTGTTCTGGAAATTTTGGACGGCTTAAAGACTCATGTGTTGGCGGACAGCAAGATCACCCGAGAGATCAAGTTCAAGTgcttcaacaccaagactCTGATGCGAATTCTGGCTCTCTATAGCTACTCTAATAGCACAGAATCAGAGAGTGATGTCGATCGAGTCAGCGAAAAGGCCCACGAGTTTCTCATGTACGTCTGCACAAATCCGGGTGCCGGAATCTTGTATCCTTCTACGGGCCTTTATCCCAAGGAGACGAATGAGGAGTTTTCAGTTCAGCTTGCCAAACAAAAGGGCTCAGCGCACAGCACCTTGGGCAAAGATGATACATATCGCGATGGGGTCCCCGTTTTCAATTTCGTCCTATCCGAATTTGCGGCGAAGCTCCGTCCCTGGTCCAGCATGAAGCACAGCCAGCTATTGACAGCGATATTCGAAGCCGCCCCAGAACTCATATCAAACTACTTTTTCAACAACCAGTCGTTCACTTTTGAGCCAAAGCTGACAATGACTTGGATCGGATATGCTTCGTTTCTCTTCGATACGATGAGGATCCCGCTTCCCGCTTCATTCGGCGACAAGACACGCTTCGCCCTTGGCCCTCCTCCTACGTCCGTCGTCCTGGATAATATTCTACCACTGCCACTAAATCAAAAGGTTATGATTCGGTGCCTTTCACCCAACTCGAATCTTACATCTTTCTTCGCGACAAGGATGCTAGTCGAAGCACTGGAAAAGCTCTCAGTAGCCATCAAACTGCATGAAGAGGGCTTCCGAGCAAAAGATGCTAAGTGGTCTGAGGCAGCTCGAAGATTAATTGATGCATTCTGCAGACGCATCCCAGACATGAAAGAGATTGTGCGAAGTTACAAGGGCATACCCAGCGAGAATGCATTGCATAAAACCATGGCCAgcaggcttcttctcttgtatTATGAGATGATTCCACAAGTAGCGCTGGCTGCAAACTTTGATGTCTCTCCCTTTTTCGTCAGCGTTCTACGGAGCTTACAAGATGGCAACTCCGATCAGCAGCACGACGGGTTCCGTGAGATGGAGCTAGAGAATCTAGTGTCGATGGCCAGCTACTCCCCCGGTATGCGATGGTTTGCGCGAATTGAGATTCTCACTGGTAAAGGCCAATCATCGCCATTCACCGCACTCCTTAAACTCCTTTCCAGCAGTGATCGGACCgcgcctcttcatcagctgAAAAAGGtgcttggagatgttgctGTAGAAAACCAGCTCGTTTCCTCAGCTACTAGGTTAAAACCTCTTCTGCAAGCCCTTACATTGAGCATAGGCGAAAATAGTCCGGAGACTATGGACAAGGTCTGGTCTTTCTTGGATAACTGTATCAGCCGTTGCGCCACTTCACCAATCAAATACCTCGACGTGCTCGAGAACTACCTATCTGGTGAGAAGGGCGAGGCACAAGCAACGACTGATGATCGcagcttcaatctccttgccgTCGCCATAGCGGAACAGCTGCCATTCATCATTAAGTCCGCAGATGCCCAAGAACGTGATTCACTATCAAGCTTCATATCCCTATATTTCAGCACACTATataagaaaaagggaagcgATGCCCTTAAGCGAGTCTACACAAACATTGAAGAGTGTTTCACCACTTACTCTGTCAAGCTCGCAGGCTTGGGAAAGCGAAAGATACCCAAAACGTCATCTGGCGGCAGCCAGGAGGGCAAAGACGATGACCAAGAGGAGACAAGAGAAAGCACCCGACAGAAAGAAGGTGTATTGGACCAGGCAAAGCTTGAAGAAACGTTACATATTCCATTTACTAGCGCAGAAGACACCAGCGTTCTTCTCAAGTGGCACAATAAAGCCGTCGAGGACCTCATTGAAGACGGTTTGATTACAAGCCTGATCCGTCTCCTCGCGTCAGAGCACATCAACATTCGCAAAGAAGCCTTGACAAACATCCTCAAGATGGCCGCCAAAATCGACGAATCGGCAtacgaagagaagaagcaggtcTGGCTACTCCTATCCGAACTGGCCGAATCCTCGCGGCCACAGGTCGACAACGGTCCCGTCCCATCCGCATTCATCGCATTTTCCATCCACGCACTTGATATCCTCAAGAACCCGCTTCATCCGCTCTACCCAAAAATCAACAGCTTCCTGACGCGCAGCCCCGTCTGGTCGCCCGAGAAGCTGCCCCTAGCCCACGACATTTTGCACGGAGAGCCCTCGGAGGACGACAAGTACTACACCGAAATCGCCTGGTTCCTGACATACGTGCTCGACGCGCTCAAGACTCCCTTCGACCTGGGCGTCTTCCACAAGAAGCGCTGgctcgagaagatgctcGCCCTGGGCAGCAACCCGTACCTGCGCTCCAACCTTCGCATCCGCATCCTCAGAATCGTGTATCGCGCCACGTGCATCGAGTCAGGCAGCACCACGCTCATCACCAGGTTCGGCCTCCTCACTTGGCTCGACGCTCAGCGCGCTGCATGCGGAGTTTCTGACGACGCCCATCTTTACAAGGCACTGATGGAGCGGGCGTGGAAGACGTGTGATCAGACGAGAGTCAATGCGTGGAGTAAAGGGGGAGTGGAAAAGCTGTTAAGGAACCTGCAATTGTAA